Proteins encoded within one genomic window of [Enterobacter] lignolyticus SCF1:
- a CDS encoding YhcH/YjgK/YiaL family protein has translation MIIDTLATAAKNALYPPVIRTALQAVIAQEPLSLPCGKYTVDGDNLFFTVVEGETRPLTEQRPEYHRQYIDIHIVLVGEEVIGAGNKGLTIAPDGPFNAAHDIGFCEHISSETLIHLHPFELAILFPGELHRPMSTLDAGAPLRKIVVKINNDLL, from the coding sequence ATGATTATCGATACCCTGGCCACAGCCGCTAAAAATGCACTCTATCCGCCGGTTATCCGTACCGCGTTACAGGCGGTTATCGCCCAGGAGCCGCTCAGCCTGCCTTGCGGTAAATATACCGTTGATGGCGATAATCTCTTTTTTACCGTCGTCGAAGGCGAAACGCGCCCTCTGACCGAACAGCGCCCGGAGTATCATCGTCAATATATTGATATTCATATCGTTTTGGTGGGAGAGGAAGTTATTGGCGCAGGAAATAAGGGGCTGACCATCGCGCCGGATGGGCCGTTTAACGCGGCTCACGACATTGGTTTTTGCGAACACATCAGCAGCGAAACGCTGATCCACCTTCATCCCTTTGAGCTGGCTATCCTGTTCCCTGGCGAGTTACACCGTCCGATGAGCACCCTTGATGCTGGCGCACCGCTGCGCAAGATTGTCGTCAAAATCAATAACGACCTGCTCTAG
- the dapB gene encoding 4-hydroxy-tetrahydrodipicolinate reductase, translated as MHDAQIRVAIAGAGGRMGRQLIQAATQLDGVRLGAALEREGSSLLGCDAGELAGIGHTGVTVQSSLEAVKADFDVFIDFTRPEGTLAHLAFCRANGKGMVIGTTGFDDAGKQAIQSAAQEIAIVFAANFSVGVNVMLKLLEKAAKVMGSYTDIEIIEAHHRHKVDAPSGTALAMGEAIAGALDKDLKSCAVYSREGHTGERVPGTIGFATVRAGDIVGEHTAMFADIGERVEITHKASSRMTFANGAVRSALWLKGKKNGLFDMRDVLDLNSL; from the coding sequence ATGCATGATGCACAAATCCGCGTGGCGATAGCGGGCGCGGGAGGCCGTATGGGGCGTCAGTTAATTCAGGCCGCGACGCAGCTGGATGGCGTTCGGCTGGGCGCCGCGCTGGAGCGCGAAGGCTCTTCCCTGCTGGGGTGCGATGCGGGTGAGCTCGCCGGCATCGGCCACACCGGCGTTACGGTACAAAGCAGCCTGGAAGCGGTGAAAGCGGATTTTGACGTTTTCATCGATTTCACCCGCCCTGAAGGGACGCTGGCGCACCTGGCGTTCTGCCGGGCGAACGGTAAGGGCATGGTTATTGGCACCACCGGTTTTGACGATGCCGGCAAACAGGCTATTCAGAGCGCGGCGCAGGAGATTGCAATCGTCTTCGCCGCCAACTTCAGCGTAGGGGTCAACGTGATGCTGAAGCTGCTGGAGAAGGCCGCCAAAGTCATGGGAAGCTACACCGATATCGAAATTATCGAAGCGCACCATCGTCACAAAGTGGATGCGCCGTCAGGCACTGCGCTGGCGATGGGCGAGGCGATTGCCGGCGCGCTGGATAAAGATCTGAAAAGCTGCGCCGTATACAGCCGTGAAGGCCACACCGGCGAGCGCGTACCGGGCACCATCGGTTTCGCTACCGTGCGGGCGGGCGACATCGTCGGTGAGCATACCGCGATGTTCGCCGATATCGGCGAGCGCGTGGAGATCACCCATAAAGCCTCCAGCCGTATGACGTTCGCTAACGGTGCTGTTCGTTCCGCACTGTGGTTAAAAGGCAAGAAAAATGGTCTTTTTGATATGCGAGATGTGCTCGATCTCAACAGTTTGTAA
- a CDS encoding MFS transporter: MNANIPSTRWLRIITPVLIACIISFMDRVNISFALPGGMTADLGITSQMAGVASGIFFIGYLFLQIPGGRIAVNGSGKRFIAWSLVAWAVVSVATGFVTHEYQLLVLRFILGVSEGGMLPVVLTMVSNWFPEKELGRANAFVMMFAPLGGMLTAPVSGAIIAALDWRWLFIIEGLLSLVVLAVWWFMISDRPEEARWLPQAERDYLVNTLAAERAAKLAEAPVSNAPVKDVFRNPGLMKLVVLNFFYQTGDYGYTLWLPTILKGLTGGNMASVGFLAILPFVATLAGIYVISLSCERSGKRRLWVRFSLYCFAAALIASVVLREHVVAAYIALVICGFFLKAATSPFWSMPGRIAAPEVAGSARGVINGLGNLGGFCGPYLVGVMIYLYGQNVAVCALAGSLLIAGTMTFLLPKKCDLDANVANEAVGKEPRSA; encoded by the coding sequence ATGAACGCTAACATTCCCAGCACCCGTTGGTTGCGTATTATTACGCCGGTATTAATTGCCTGTATTATTTCTTTTATGGATCGGGTTAATATTAGTTTTGCATTACCCGGTGGGATGACGGCCGATTTAGGTATTACCAGCCAGATGGCCGGTGTTGCCAGCGGTATATTTTTTATTGGTTATTTATTTCTGCAAATACCAGGTGGCCGTATTGCGGTAAATGGCAGCGGTAAACGCTTTATTGCCTGGTCTCTGGTGGCATGGGCGGTCGTGTCCGTGGCTACCGGGTTTGTCACCCATGAATATCAGCTGCTGGTACTGCGTTTTATTCTTGGCGTTTCCGAAGGCGGGATGCTGCCCGTCGTACTGACGATGGTCAGCAACTGGTTCCCTGAAAAAGAGCTTGGGCGCGCCAATGCGTTTGTGATGATGTTTGCGCCGCTGGGCGGGATGCTGACCGCCCCCGTTTCGGGCGCCATCATTGCTGCGCTCGACTGGCGCTGGCTGTTTATCATCGAAGGTCTGCTGTCGCTGGTGGTGCTGGCGGTGTGGTGGTTTATGATTAGCGATCGCCCGGAAGAAGCGCGCTGGTTGCCCCAGGCTGAACGGGACTATCTGGTGAACACCCTCGCCGCTGAACGGGCGGCAAAATTGGCCGAAGCGCCAGTGAGCAATGCGCCGGTGAAGGATGTATTTCGTAATCCCGGGCTGATGAAACTGGTTGTTCTTAATTTCTTCTACCAGACAGGCGATTACGGTTATACGCTTTGGCTGCCGACCATCCTGAAGGGACTTACGGGCGGGAACATGGCGAGCGTGGGATTCCTGGCGATTCTGCCCTTCGTTGCCACGCTTGCAGGGATTTATGTTATTTCACTGTCCTGCGAGCGCAGTGGAAAACGTCGTCTGTGGGTTCGTTTCTCGCTGTATTGTTTCGCTGCCGCGCTGATCGCATCCGTTGTACTGCGTGAGCATGTGGTAGCGGCCTACATCGCGTTGGTTATCTGTGGCTTCTTCCTGAAAGCGGCTACCAGTCCCTTCTGGTCGATGCCGGGGCGAATTGCGGCGCCCGAAGTCGCCGGGAGCGCCCGAGGTGTGATTAATGGTTTAGGAAATCTCGGTGGTTTCTGCGGCCCATATTTGGTTGGCGTAATGATTTACCTTTATGGTCAAAATGTTGCGGTTTGCGCGCTGGCGGGATCGCTGTTGATTGCCGGAACCATGACCTTCCTGCTGCCGAAAAAATGCGACCTTGATGCAAACGTAGCGAATGAAGCCGTTGGTAAAGAGCCGCGCAGTGCCTAA
- the idnO gene encoding gluconate 5-dehydrogenase — protein MKDLFSLQGKRILITGAGQGIGFVMAQGLAQYGAEIIINDISETRAHDAVMKLRDEGATAYPAVFNVTDADSVENAISQIENETGAIDVLFNNAGIQRRHPFTEFPVQEWNDVISVNQTAVFLVSQAVAKRMITRQQGKIVNICSMQSELGRDTITPYAAAKGAVKMLTRGMCVELARHNIQVNGIAPGYFKTAMTQTLVDDKAFTDWLCKRTPAARWGDPQELVGAAVFLSSSASNFVNGHLLFVDGGMLVAV, from the coding sequence ATGAAAGATCTTTTCAGCTTACAAGGTAAACGCATTTTAATTACAGGCGCAGGTCAGGGCATTGGTTTTGTGATGGCTCAGGGTCTGGCGCAATATGGCGCGGAAATTATCATTAATGATATTTCTGAAACCCGGGCGCACGATGCGGTCATGAAATTACGCGATGAAGGCGCGACGGCCTATCCTGCCGTATTTAATGTCACGGATGCTGACAGCGTAGAAAATGCAATTAGCCAGATTGAAAACGAAACAGGCGCCATCGACGTATTATTTAATAACGCCGGTATTCAGCGCCGCCATCCTTTTACCGAATTCCCGGTTCAGGAATGGAATGACGTTATTTCCGTGAATCAGACGGCGGTATTTTTAGTGTCGCAGGCCGTTGCCAAACGGATGATCACCCGCCAGCAGGGTAAAATCGTCAACATTTGCTCCATGCAAAGCGAGCTGGGCCGCGACACTATCACCCCTTATGCCGCCGCCAAAGGCGCTGTCAAAATGCTGACGCGCGGAATGTGCGTTGAGCTGGCGCGCCATAACATTCAGGTTAACGGTATCGCGCCAGGCTACTTCAAAACGGCAATGACGCAGACGCTGGTCGACGATAAAGCCTTTACCGACTGGCTGTGCAAACGCACGCCGGCGGCGCGCTGGGGCGACCCGCAGGAGCTGGTCGGCGCGGCGGTGTTTCTCTCTTCCAGTGCGTCCAACTTCGTCAACGGGCATCTGTTGTTCGTGGATGGCGGCATGTTGGTGGCAGTGTGA
- a CDS encoding LacI family DNA-binding transcriptional regulator, whose protein sequence is MKAQRITLNDIAELAGVTKMTVSRYLRTPDKVKPETAERIASVIAEIGYEPDPDNPAMSSTVVPRIGVLIPSFHNQIFADLLAGIESVTAAHGYQTLVVNYDYDRLREEEQIAAVLAFNVKGLLLTESVHTLRAEKYLNAAKIPVAEVMGLSDNPGRINVGFDNFKAGLDMTNMLLASGKRHIVYFGSMSDVRDEQRYAGYCQAMEAAGLTVGRIAPNKVSSVSIGTGMMTLGRQMYADMDGILCTNDDLAVGVLQECLASGIRVPQTLAIAGFHGLEIGQVVSPRLASVLTPRAEMGKVATEILIKKIKGLPTIEKVDLHYRLSMGETI, encoded by the coding sequence ATGAAGGCACAACGTATTACGCTTAATGATATTGCTGAGCTGGCTGGCGTAACGAAGATGACCGTTAGCCGCTATTTACGCACGCCGGATAAAGTGAAACCCGAAACCGCTGAGCGTATTGCCAGCGTGATTGCCGAAATTGGCTACGAGCCTGACCCGGATAACCCCGCCATGAGCAGTACCGTGGTGCCGCGCATTGGTGTACTCATTCCTTCTTTTCATAATCAAATATTTGCCGATCTGTTAGCCGGTATTGAGTCGGTCACGGCTGCCCACGGCTATCAGACGCTGGTGGTGAACTACGACTACGACCGCCTGCGTGAAGAGGAGCAGATTGCGGCAGTGCTGGCGTTTAATGTCAAAGGCCTGCTGCTGACCGAATCGGTGCATACCCTGCGGGCAGAAAAGTACCTCAACGCCGCGAAAATCCCCGTTGCGGAAGTGATGGGCCTGTCGGACAACCCCGGGCGTATTAACGTGGGTTTTGACAATTTCAAAGCCGGCCTGGATATGACCAACATGCTGCTGGCAAGCGGAAAACGGCACATCGTCTATTTTGGTTCGATGTCGGACGTCCGTGATGAGCAGCGCTATGCGGGGTATTGTCAGGCGATGGAAGCGGCAGGCCTGACGGTAGGGCGCATCGCTCCCAACAAGGTTTCGTCCGTCTCCATCGGTACGGGCATGATGACGCTGGGGCGCCAGATGTACGCCGATATGGACGGCATTCTGTGTACCAACGACGACCTCGCCGTTGGCGTGTTACAGGAGTGTCTGGCTTCAGGTATTCGCGTTCCGCAGACGCTGGCGATCGCCGGTTTTCACGGGCTGGAGATAGGCCAGGTTGTCTCCCCGCGCCTGGCAAGCGTACTGACGCCACGCGCTGAAATGGGCAAGGTCGCCACTGAAATCCTGATCAAGAAAATCAAAGGGCTACCCACTATCGAGAAGGTCGACCTGCACTACCGCCTGTCGATGGGCGAAACCATCTGA
- a CDS encoding gluconokinase, which produces MTGQCIILMGVSGTGKTTVGHAIAQQIGAKFIDGDDLHPRQNIVKMAASQPLDDNDRQPWLERIADVIFSLEQKNESGVLVCSALKKRYRDQLRKGSNQVRFLWLTGDYDCILARMQQRKGHFMPEALLRSQFAALEAPDSSETDIVAIDIAPTVAQIVANALTLLEQAHSREVLA; this is translated from the coding sequence ATGACAGGGCAATGTATCATCCTGATGGGCGTATCGGGCACCGGGAAAACAACGGTCGGACACGCCATCGCGCAGCAGATAGGGGCTAAATTCATCGATGGCGATGACCTTCACCCCCGGCAGAATATTGTCAAAATGGCCGCCAGCCAGCCGCTTGATGATAACGATCGCCAGCCGTGGCTGGAGCGTATCGCCGACGTCATTTTTAGCCTTGAGCAGAAGAATGAATCCGGCGTGCTGGTCTGTTCGGCGCTCAAAAAACGCTATCGCGACCAGCTGCGCAAAGGAAGCAACCAGGTTCGCTTTCTGTGGCTGACGGGAGATTACGACTGCATTCTGGCCCGAATGCAGCAGCGTAAAGGGCATTTTATGCCAGAGGCGTTACTGCGCAGCCAGTTTGCCGCGCTGGAAGCCCCCGACAGCAGCGAAACCGATATAGTCGCTATTGATATCGCCCCGACGGTGGCGCAGATCGTGGCGAACGCCTTAACGTTACTCGAACAAGCGCACTCCAGGGAGGTGCTGGCATGA
- a CDS encoding 2-hydroxyacid dehydrogenase, which yields MNTLSRAVLLVAPVIDSLQARLAADFPLFRLYEQDDPIAFLREQGENIAAVVTRGDVGVQNSVLELLPHVGLVAIFGVGTDAVDLDYARSRQIAVSITSGVLTNDVADLAMGLLLCGARQLCQGDRFVREGRWLNGGLPLATQVSGKRIGLLGMGNIGQAIARRAAGFDMQVLYHDRKPVEGLGYQWCADLHTLAHQSDFLVIAASGGEANRGIIDASVFKAMPAHAWLINIARGSLVDQQALILALQNGVIAGAGLDVFDDEPHVPAELVALENVVLQPHVASATHETRKKMSDVVYANVAAYFAGAKLPGAIN from the coding sequence ATGAATACACTTTCCCGCGCCGTCCTTCTGGTGGCTCCCGTTATAGACAGCCTGCAAGCCCGGCTTGCCGCTGACTTCCCGCTGTTTCGCCTGTATGAACAGGATGATCCCATCGCGTTTCTGCGTGAACAGGGTGAGAACATTGCCGCGGTGGTCACGCGGGGTGACGTGGGGGTACAGAACAGCGTGCTGGAGCTGCTGCCGCATGTGGGGCTGGTGGCTATCTTTGGCGTGGGGACCGATGCGGTGGATCTGGACTATGCGCGCTCCCGCCAGATTGCCGTCTCGATAACCTCTGGCGTGTTAACCAATGATGTGGCCGATCTGGCTATGGGGCTGCTGCTCTGCGGGGCGCGCCAGCTGTGTCAGGGGGATCGTTTCGTGAGGGAAGGGCGCTGGCTTAACGGTGGCCTGCCGCTGGCAACCCAGGTGAGCGGCAAACGGATTGGTCTGCTGGGGATGGGCAATATCGGCCAGGCCATTGCCCGCCGCGCCGCGGGTTTTGATATGCAGGTGCTGTACCACGACCGTAAGCCTGTTGAGGGGCTTGGGTATCAGTGGTGCGCGGACCTGCATACCCTGGCGCATCAGAGCGACTTCCTGGTGATCGCCGCATCCGGTGGCGAGGCCAATCGGGGGATTATAGACGCATCCGTATTTAAAGCGATGCCGGCTCACGCATGGCTCATCAACATTGCCCGTGGTTCGCTGGTGGATCAACAGGCGCTTATTCTGGCGTTACAAAACGGCGTTATCGCCGGGGCGGGTCTGGATGTTTTTGACGATGAGCCGCATGTTCCGGCTGAACTGGTAGCGCTTGAGAATGTGGTGTTGCAACCGCACGTCGCCAGCGCCACCCATGAAACCCGCAAAAAAATGAGTGACGTGGTCTATGCCAACGTTGCGGCTTATTTTGCAGGTGCAAAATTACCTGGCGCGATTAATTAA
- the carB gene encoding carbamoyl-phosphate synthase large subunit has protein sequence MPKRTDIKSILILGAGPIVIGQACEFDYSGAQACKALREEGYRVILVNSNPATIMTDPEMADATYIEPIHWEVVRKIIEKERPDAVLPTMGGQTALNCALELERQGVLAEFGVTMIGATADAIDKAEDRRRFDVAMKKIGLDTARSGIAHNMEEALAVAADVGYPCIIRPSFTMGGTGGGIAYNREEFEEICERGLDLSPTKELLIDESLIGWKEYEMEVVRDKNDNCIIVCSIENFDAMGIHTGDSITVAPAQTLTDKEYQIMRNASMAVLREIGVETGGSNVQFSVNPKTGRLIVIEMNPRVSRSSALASKATGFPIAKVAAKLAVGYTLDELMNDITGGRTPASFEPSIDYVVTKIPRFNFEKFAGANDRLTTQMKSVGEVMAIGRTQQESLQKALRGLEVGATGFDPKVSLDDPEALTKIRRELKDAGAERIWYIADAFRAGLSVDGVFNLTNIDRWFLVQIEELVRLEDKVAELGINGLDADFLRVLKRKGFADARLAKLAGVREAEIRKLRDQFNLHPVYKRVDTCAAEFATDTAYMYSTYEDECEANPSVDRDKIMVLGGGPNRIGQGIEFDYCCVHASLALREDGYETIMVNCNPETVSTDYDTSDRLYFEPVTLEDVLEIVRIEKPKGVIVQYGGQTPLKLARALEAAGVPVIGTSPDAIDRAEDRERFQQAVDRLKLKQPANATVTAIEQAVEKAKDIGYPLVVRPSYVLGGRAMEIVYDEADLRRYFQTAVSVSNDAPVLLDRFLDDAVEVDVDAICDGEMVLIGGIMEHIEQAGVHSGDSACSLPAYTLSQEIQNVMRQQVQKLAFELQVRGLMNVQFAVKDNEVYLIEVNPRAARTVPFVSKATGVPLAKVAARVMAGQTLAQQGVTKEIIPPYYSVKEVVLPFNKFPGVDPLLGPEMRSTGEVMGVGRTFAEAFAKAQLGSSSTMKKQGRALLSVREGDKERVVDLAAKLLKQGFELDATHGTAIVLGEAGINPRLVNKVHEGRPHIQDRIKNGEYTYIINTTAGRQAIEDSKLIRRSALQYKVHYDTTLNGGFATAMALNADATEKVISVQEMHAQITK, from the coding sequence ATGCCAAAACGTACAGACATAAAAAGCATCCTGATCCTCGGCGCTGGCCCGATTGTTATCGGCCAGGCCTGTGAATTCGACTACTCTGGCGCCCAGGCGTGTAAAGCCCTGCGTGAAGAGGGCTACCGCGTCATCCTGGTGAACTCGAACCCGGCGACCATTATGACCGACCCGGAAATGGCCGATGCGACCTACATCGAGCCGATTCACTGGGAAGTGGTGCGTAAAATCATCGAAAAAGAGCGCCCGGACGCAGTACTGCCGACCATGGGCGGCCAGACGGCGCTGAACTGCGCGCTGGAGCTGGAGCGTCAGGGCGTGCTGGCCGAGTTCGGCGTGACCATGATTGGCGCCACCGCCGACGCGATTGATAAAGCCGAAGACCGTCGCCGTTTCGACGTGGCGATGAAGAAAATCGGCCTCGACACTGCGCGTTCCGGTATCGCGCACAACATGGAAGAAGCGCTGGCGGTTGCCGCTGACGTGGGATATCCGTGCATCATCCGTCCGTCCTTCACCATGGGCGGCACCGGCGGCGGTATCGCCTACAACCGCGAAGAGTTCGAAGAGATTTGCGAGCGCGGTCTGGATCTCTCTCCCACCAAAGAGCTGCTGATTGATGAATCGCTGATCGGCTGGAAAGAGTACGAGATGGAAGTGGTGCGTGATAAAAACGACAACTGCATCATCGTCTGCTCTATCGAAAACTTTGACGCGATGGGGATCCACACCGGCGACTCCATCACCGTGGCGCCTGCCCAGACGCTGACCGACAAAGAGTATCAAATCATGCGTAACGCCTCGATGGCGGTACTGCGTGAAATCGGCGTCGAAACCGGCGGTTCTAACGTTCAGTTCTCAGTAAACCCGAAAACCGGCCGTCTGATTGTTATCGAAATGAACCCGCGCGTGTCCCGTTCTTCGGCGCTGGCCTCGAAAGCCACCGGCTTCCCGATTGCCAAAGTGGCGGCGAAGCTGGCGGTGGGTTACACCCTCGACGAGCTGATGAACGACATCACCGGCGGCCGCACTCCGGCCTCCTTCGAGCCGTCTATCGACTATGTCGTTACCAAAATTCCTCGCTTTAACTTCGAGAAGTTCGCGGGCGCCAACGACCGTCTGACCACCCAGATGAAATCGGTCGGCGAAGTGATGGCGATTGGCCGTACCCAGCAGGAATCCCTGCAGAAAGCGCTGCGCGGCCTGGAAGTGGGCGCCACCGGCTTTGACCCGAAGGTAAGCCTGGATGACCCGGAAGCGCTGACCAAAATCCGCCGCGAGCTGAAAGACGCGGGCGCCGAGCGTATCTGGTACATCGCCGATGCCTTCCGCGCGGGCCTGTCCGTCGACGGCGTGTTCAACCTGACCAACATCGACCGCTGGTTCCTGGTACAGATTGAAGAGCTGGTGCGTCTGGAAGATAAAGTGGCGGAGCTGGGCATCAACGGCCTGGACGCTGACTTCCTGCGCGTACTGAAGCGTAAAGGCTTCGCCGATGCGCGTCTGGCGAAACTGGCGGGCGTACGTGAAGCGGAAATCCGCAAGCTGCGCGACCAGTTCAACCTGCACCCGGTTTACAAGCGCGTGGATACCTGCGCCGCAGAATTTGCGACCGACACCGCTTACATGTACTCCACCTATGAAGACGAGTGCGAAGCGAACCCGTCCGTTGACCGCGACAAAATTATGGTGCTGGGCGGCGGTCCAAATCGTATCGGCCAGGGCATCGAGTTCGACTACTGCTGCGTACACGCCTCGCTGGCGCTGCGCGAAGACGGTTACGAGACCATTATGGTCAACTGTAACCCGGAAACCGTGTCTACCGACTATGACACCTCCGACCGCCTCTACTTCGAGCCGGTCACGCTGGAAGACGTGCTGGAAATCGTACGTATCGAGAAGCCAAAAGGCGTCATCGTGCAGTACGGCGGCCAGACTCCGCTGAAGCTGGCGCGTGCGCTGGAAGCCGCTGGCGTACCGGTTATCGGCACCAGCCCGGATGCGATTGACCGTGCGGAAGACCGCGAGCGTTTCCAGCAGGCGGTTGACCGTCTGAAGCTGAAACAGCCGGCGAACGCCACCGTGACCGCGATTGAACAGGCCGTAGAGAAGGCAAAAGACATTGGCTACCCGCTGGTGGTGCGTCCCTCCTACGTTCTCGGCGGCCGCGCGATGGAAATTGTGTATGACGAAGCCGACCTGCGTCGCTACTTCCAGACCGCGGTCAGCGTCTCTAACGACGCGCCGGTGCTGCTCGACCGCTTCCTGGACGATGCGGTAGAAGTGGACGTCGACGCCATCTGCGACGGCGAAATGGTGCTGATTGGCGGCATCATGGAGCACATCGAGCAGGCGGGCGTTCACTCCGGCGACTCCGCCTGTTCTCTGCCGGCCTACACCCTGAGCCAGGAAATTCAGAACGTGATGCGCCAGCAGGTGCAGAAGCTGGCCTTCGAGCTGCAGGTGCGTGGTCTGATGAACGTCCAGTTCGCGGTGAAAGACAACGAAGTCTACCTGATTGAAGTGAACCCGCGTGCGGCGCGTACCGTCCCGTTTGTCTCCAAAGCCACCGGCGTTCCGCTGGCGAAAGTGGCGGCGCGCGTGATGGCGGGCCAGACGCTGGCTCAGCAGGGCGTGACCAAAGAAATCATCCCGCCGTACTACTCGGTGAAAGAAGTGGTGCTGCCGTTCAACAAATTCCCGGGCGTTGACCCCCTGTTAGGGCCAGAAATGCGCTCTACCGGGGAAGTGATGGGCGTGGGCCGCACCTTTGCAGAAGCCTTCGCGAAAGCGCAGCTCGGCAGCAGCTCTACCATGAAAAAACAGGGGCGTGCGCTGCTCTCCGTTCGCGAAGGCGACAAAGAGCGTGTGGTCGACCTGGCGGCGAAGCTGTTGAAGCAGGGCTTCGAGCTGGATGCGACCCACGGTACGGCGATTGTGCTGGGCGAAGCGGGCATCAACCCGCGCCTGGTGAACAAGGTGCATGAAGGTCGTCCGCACATTCAGGACCGTATCAAGAATGGCGAATACACCTACATCATCAACACCACCGCTGGCCGCCAGGCGATTGAAGACTCCAAGCTGATTCGCCGCAGCGCGCTGCAGTACAAAGTGCACTACGACACCACCCTGAACGGCGGTTTCGCAACAGCCATGGCGCTGAATGCGGATGCCACCGAGAAGGTGATTTCGGTACAGGAAATGCACGCGCAAATTACGAAGTAA
- the carA gene encoding glutamine-hydrolyzing carbamoyl-phosphate synthase small subunit — translation MIKSALLVLEDGTQFHGRAIGATGSAVGEVVFNTSMTGYQEILTDPSYSRQIVTLTYPHIGNVGTNAADEESSQVHAQGLVIRDLPLIASNFRNTEDLSSYLKRHNIVAIADIDTRKLTRLLREKGAQNGCIIAGDNLDAALALEKAKAFPGLNGMDLAKEVTTAETYSWTQGSWTLAGDLPEAKKEDELPFHVVAYDFGAKRNILRMLVDRGCRLTVVPAKTSAEDVLKMNPDGIFLSNGPGDPAPCDYAIDAIQTFLETDIPVFGICLGHQLLALASGANTVKMKFGHHGGNHPVKDIDNNTVMITAQNHGFAVDEASMPANLRVTHKSLFDGTLQGIHRTDKPAFSFQGHPEASPGPHDAAPLFDHFIELIEQYRKTAK, via the coding sequence TTGATTAAGTCAGCGCTATTGGTTCTGGAAGACGGAACCCAGTTTCACGGTCGGGCCATAGGGGCAACAGGTTCGGCGGTTGGGGAAGTCGTTTTCAATACTTCAATGACCGGTTATCAAGAAATCCTCACTGATCCTTCCTATTCCCGCCAAATCGTCACTCTTACTTATCCTCATATCGGTAATGTCGGCACCAACGCCGCTGATGAAGAATCCTCCCAGGTACATGCGCAAGGCCTCGTCATTCGTGACCTGCCGCTTATCGCCAGCAACTTCCGCAATACCGAAGACCTCTCTTCTTACCTCAAACGCCATAACATCGTGGCGATTGCCGATATCGATACCCGTAAGCTGACGCGCCTGCTGCGTGAGAAGGGCGCCCAGAACGGCTGCATCATTGCCGGCGATAACCTGGACGCAGCGCTGGCGCTGGAAAAAGCGAAAGCCTTCCCGGGCCTGAACGGTATGGATCTGGCAAAAGAAGTGACCACCGCCGAAACCTATAGCTGGACGCAGGGGAGCTGGACGCTGGCGGGCGATCTGCCGGAAGCGAAGAAAGAGGACGAACTGCCGTTCCACGTGGTGGCCTACGATTTCGGCGCCAAGCGCAATATCCTGCGTATGCTGGTGGACCGCGGCTGCCGCCTGACGGTGGTTCCGGCGAAGACCTCCGCTGAAGACGTGCTGAAGATGAACCCGGACGGTATCTTCCTCTCCAACGGCCCGGGCGACCCGGCGCCGTGCGATTACGCGATCGACGCGATTCAGACATTCCTTGAAACCGATATCCCGGTTTTTGGCATCTGCCTCGGCCATCAGCTGCTGGCGCTGGCGAGCGGCGCGAACACCGTCAAGATGAAGTTCGGCCACCACGGCGGCAACCACCCGGTGAAAGATATCGACAACAACACGGTGATGATTACGGCGCAGAACCACGGCTTCGCGGTCGATGAGGCCTCCATGCCGGCTAACCTGCGCGTGACGCACAAATCACTGTTCGATGGCACCCTGCAGGGTATTCATCGCACCGATAAGCCCGCCTTCAGCTTCCAGGGACACCCGGAAGCCAGCCCAGGCCCGCACGATGCCGCACCGCTGTTCGATCACTTCATCGAACTTATCGAGCAATACCGTAAGACCGCTAAATAA